In Rutidosis leptorrhynchoides isolate AG116_Rl617_1_P2 chromosome 2, CSIRO_AGI_Rlap_v1, whole genome shotgun sequence, one genomic interval encodes:
- the LOC139893074 gene encoding thioredoxin-like fold domain-containing protein MRL7L, chloroplastic, with protein sequence MLLKFTGLSFGSLSQSKSVYTKENTSKACLSFDNLPFSSIRSARAPFRDKSSSICRLRASKVEESLDHDDDKKEKVKRSSNMDQSDDDDDDFEMDEDERKEFRKKIRQMIEMNPEVEEESDPEERRKKMQKLLTDYPLVVDEEDPDWPEDADGRGFNFSQFFDKMSVKNVKKDDDDGYDSENEVNWQDIRAVKDITSAEWEDTVFSDLSPLIVLVHNRYRRPKENEMVRDQLEKAIQLIWDCRIPSPRCIAIDAVVECDLVSTLGVSVFPELIFTKTGKILHREKETRTADELSKIMAFFYYGGAKPLCLNTSGIINEAIPGFTIKKQL encoded by the exons atgtTGTTAAAGTTTACAGGATTAAGTTTTGGGTCATTATCACAATCAAAATCTGTATATACAAAGGAGAATACATCAAAAGCTTGTCTTTCATTTGATAATCTTCCTTTTTCAAGCATTCGTTCGGCCAGGGCGCCTTTTCGG GATAAAAGTTCAAGCATTTGTAGATTAAGAGCTTCTAAAGTCGAAGAAAGCTTAGATCATGATGATGATAAAAAAGAAAAAGTAAAAAGATCAAGCAATATGGAtcaaagtgatgatgatgatgacgatttcGAAATGGATGAGGATGAGAGGAAAGAATTCAGGAAGAAGATTAGACAAATGATCGAAATGAACCCCGAGGTTGAAGAAGAATCTGATCCTGAAGAAAGAAGAAAAAAGATGCAAAAGCTTTTAACCGATTATCCCCTTGTTGTCGATGAAGAAGATCCCGATTGGCCTGAAGATGCCGATGGACGGGGTTTCAATTTTAGTCAGTTTTTTGATAAAATGAGTGTTAAGAATGTTAAAAAAGATGATGACGATGGTTATGATAGTGAGAATGAAGTTAATTGGCAAGATATTCGGGCCGTTAAAGATATTACATCTGCAGAATGGGAGGATACTGTATTTTCAGACCTTAGCCCATTGATTGTTCTTGTGCATAATCGATATAGAAG GCCAAAGGAAAATGAAATGGTACGTGATCAATTGGAGAAAGCGATACAACTTATATGGGATTGCAGGATACCATCACCAAGA TGTATTGCGATTGATGCTGTTGTTGAGTGTGACCTAGTATCAACACTGGGAGTTTCAGTGTTCCCGGAGCTCATATTTACAAAAACTGGGAAGATCTTACATCGTGAAAAAG AAACAAGAACGGCAGATGAGTTGTCAAAGATTATGGCTTTCTTTTACTATGGAGGAGCTAAGCCACTGTGCTTAAATACCTCCGGAATCATAAATGAGGCAATACCCGGTTTCACCATCAAGAAACAGTTGTGA
- the LOC139893075 gene encoding bifunctional aspartate aminotransferase and glutamate/aspartate-prephenate aminotransferase-like — MSAQIYSTISSTSSSSFNHQSAGFAFDSSLKSTVTTALSFSSKLNTNLSIKSLETRRHNKSSTICSAVILENNFDQMELDTTLSPRVNSVKPSKTVAITDLATALVESGVPVIRLAAGEPDFDTPSVIAEAGINAIREGYTRYTPNAGTLELRTAICNKLKDENDLLYTPEQIVVSNGAKQSILQAILAVCSPGDEVMIPAPFWVSYPEMARLADATPVILPASISENFLLDPKLLESKLTEKSRLLILCSPSNPTGSVYPKELLEEIARVVAKHPRLLVLSDEIYEHIIYAPAVHTSFASLPGMWERTLTVNGFSKAFAMTGWRLGYIAGPKHFIAACNKIQSQSTSGASSIAQKAAVAALAMGYAGGEAVSHMVKAFRERRDFLVSAFGELDGVKISEPQGAFYLFLDFSYYYGVEVDGFGLINDSESLCRYLLEQGQVALVPGDAFGDDTCIRISYAASLNTLQAAFERIKKAVIALKPPVSV, encoded by the exons ATGTCTGCTCAAATTTATTCTACCATTTCTTCCACTTCATCATCCTCATTCAATCATCAATCTGCAGGTTTTGCTTTTGATTCTTCACTCAAATCAACAGTAACAACGGCACTCTCTTTTTCTTCCAAGTTGAACACCAATTTGTCAATCAA ATCTTTGGAGACTAGAAGACATAATAAGTCCTCTACAATTTGTTCAGCAGTTATATTAGAAAACAACTTTGACCAAATGGAACTTGATACCACTTTGAGCCCTAGAGTCAATTCCGTAAAGCCTTCGAAAACTGTCGCTATAACCGATCTAGCAACTGCCCTTGTAGAATCAGGTGTTCCCGTAATCCGTTTAGCTGCCGGAGAACCCGATTTTGACACACCGTCTGTTATTGCCGAAGCTGGAATAAACGCAATTCGTGAAGGTTATACACGGTACACTCCTAATGCCGGTACCCTTGAACTACGAACGGCAATATGTAACAAACTAAAAG ACGAGAATGATCTTTTATACACACCTGAGCAGATTGTGGTCAGTAACGGGGCGAAACAGAGTATATTACAAGCGATTCTTGCCGTTTGTTCCCCAGGAGACGAG GTTATGATTCCAGCTCCGTTTTGGGTGAGTTATCCTGAAATGGCGAGGTTGGCTGATGCGACACCTGTGATTCTTCCTGCGAGCATCTCGGAAAATTTTCTGTTAGATCCGAAGCTTCTTGAATCTAAGCTTACTGAAAAGTCTCGTCTTCTAATTCTTTGTTCTCCGTCTAACCCAACGGGCTCGGTTTATCCTAAAGAATTGCTTGAAGAGATTGCTCGAGTTGTTGCAAAGCATCCTAGACTCTTG GTTCTCTCTGACGAAATATACGAGCACATAATATATGCTCCAGCTGTCCACACAAGCTTTGCATCTTTGCCTGGCATGTGGGAACGTACACTAACAGTCAACGGGTTCTCTAAG GCTTTTGCAATGACTGGTTGGAGACTTGGATATATTGCTGGTCCTAAACACTTCATTGCTGCCTGTAACAAAATTCAAAGTCAG tcTACTTCAGGTGCGAGTAGTATAGCTCAGAAGGCTGCAGTTGCTGCTTTAGCAATGGGATACGCAGGTGGAGAAGCTGTATCACATATGGTCAAAGCCTTTCGTGAACGACGCGATTTTTTGGTCTCGGCTTTTGGGGAATTAGACGGTGTCAAAATATCTGAACCTCAG GGTGCTTTTTACCTATTTCTTGATTTCAGCTATTACTATGGTGTGGAGGTTGATGGGTTTGGTTTGATTAATGATTCAGAGTCTTTGTGCCGGTATTTGTTAGAACAGGGTCAG GTTGCCCTTGTACCCGGAGATGCATTTGGAGATGATACGTGCATCAGGATATCGTATGCAGCATCCCTCAACACGTTACAGGCCGCTTTTGAGAGGATTAAGAAAGCTGTTATTGCTCTCAAGCCCCCAGTATCTGTTTAA